ACCTCGGGGGCAGTATGCGGGCGGTGACCGAACAGTGCATTTTGGTCGACACCCTGACGTTCAAGACGTACGCGCGGCACTACGACTGGCAAAAGACGCTGTCCGCCAACGGTTTCTAAGACTCCACAGGGAGAACGCTCGTGTTTCAAACCGACGTAGGCGACATGCAGGTGACCTGGGACGTCCGCGACGGAGTACCCCGGATCATGTTCATTGACGACCCCAGCGCCGGGCGGCCTGCGCGACGTTGGGTCGACGGCATCGCCGATAGCCCCATGCCCGGACGACCAGCTGGTCGTCTGGCATTTGGCCCAGCAACGTATCCGACGCTCGCCCAGGTGATCGAGTGGCTGCCCGGCTACGAGGAGACGCTATGGGAAGCGGTTCGGAGCCAGGTCCGCACGCTGCATATCGCGACGGAGAACTACGGGGACGACCGCACCTTCCACCAGGCCGAACAGGAGGCGTGGCTGTCGGCGCACGGCTACTAGACACACCGACCACGGCCGGAGCAGCGACCAGCCCCGGCCAACGTGAACGGGCCCGCCCTAGCCGGGGCGGGCCCGTTGTTGTGCCCGAACTGGATCTCGGACCACGCTCAATGCGGAATTACAGATCATTCCAGCAAGTCAGGAAGTAGTTTCTTCGTCGTCCGCGTCCTCTCGAGTGGCATTTGACAGAAGGCCGCTGTCATGGTCGGCACTCCACGAGAACACTCCACCGAGGCCGCTCTCCTTGATAGACCTGCTGCTCGTTTCGTCACCGCTGGATGTCTCAGTCATTTGATCCTCCAACCTTCCCAAACTGGTCGGCCAATTCCGACCGCTAGATATCGTCCCATGACGACCGTCGTGAACGCGCCCGAATCGGCTGCGCCCCCGACGATCCCAGTCGAACCGCCCAAGAGTGCACGCAAATCGGCGTGAGGGTGCGTTCGGTTGACCCGCGTACCCAAAGGGTACGGCCACATGCCCGCCGGGGCATGTGGCCGTACCTCTTCACGCTTCCCTAGTCGTACGCTGCCGCCTCGACCGTGGAGCGCAGGTCTTGGTGTCTCATCTTCACGTAGCGCTTCGTCGTGTCGGCGCTGGCGTGTCCGAGAAGTTCCTGAACCACGAACACGTCCTTTTGCACCCGATACGTCCGGGTGCCGAACATGTGCCGCAGCTTGTGCATGGTGTTCGCGTCGTCCAGGTGCTGACGAACACGCTTGCCGACGTACGCCGCCGTCAAGTGGCCGATGCCGTATCTGCCGGGGAAGAAG
The nucleotide sequence above comes from Nocardia sp. XZ_19_385. Encoded proteins:
- a CDS encoding site-specific integrase; the protein is MAEPRERLMLRLSAEAGMRRGEVAQAHSRDLVEDDDGWWITVHGKGGKERMVPLLDDLAKELRALGRGYFFPGRYGIGHLTAAYVGKRVRQHLDDANTMHKLRHMFGTRTYRVQKDVFVVQELLGHASADTTKRYVKMRHQDLRSTVEAAAYD